The Mytilus edulis chromosome 12, xbMytEdul2.2, whole genome shotgun sequence genome contains a region encoding:
- the LOC139499222 gene encoding uncharacterized protein, producing MACNETLQWFICRSDQSANTAHVLYTTMSSSGMTPKQIIENQENTETTLINGITSGVTQFKKVTNECHQGFTVTSLIGAVIGGSVGLNLLCFGIILLVRKLKRTELFKDTSQYADLKMENRNTCNNDIYFTVID from the exons ATGGCGTGCAACGAAACGCTGCAATGGTTTATTTGTAGAAGTGATc AAAGTGCAAATACAGCCCACGTACTCTACACAACGATGTCGTCCTCAGGAATGACACCAAAGCAGATAATTGAAAATCAGGAAAATACTGAGACAACGCTAATAAATG GTATAACGTCTGGAGTaactcaatttaaaaaagtaacaaATGAGTGTCATCAAGGATTTACAGTAACCAGTCTTATTG GAGCTGTCATAGGAGGAAGTGTTGGTTTAAATTTGTTATGTTTTGGCATCATACTACTCGTTCGAAAACTCAA GAGAACTGAACTTTTCAAGGACACATCCCAATACGCTGATTTAAAGATGGAAAACAGGAATACCTGTAACAACGATATATACTTTACAGTTATTGAttaa
- the LOC139497448 gene encoding uncharacterized protein, with protein MSVCEESNSYYAYKEFLGTVFNSDDPGNCMTFCCGGCTKGSTQSHMFEARNCNAKDLTTVARCEDRTSSYWGASQNEGAMFCESKQQLLLPSTFCHQTGNSKFSGIPAWTNVIREHITECFKTRNVRRTPIRLRLNYKNKYQVLLINVSICCNTKLINTSTVE; from the exons ATGAGTGTATGCGAAGAGTCAAATTCCTACTATGCATACAAAG AGTTTCTTGGGACAGTTTTTAATTCAGACGATCCTGGAAACTGCATGACATTCTGCTGTGGAGGATGTACAAAAGGTAGTACTCAGTCACACATGTTTGAAGCACGAAATTGTAATGCAAAGGATTTAACAACCGTTGCTAGATGTG AAGACAGAACCTCCTCATACTGGGGAGCTTCACAAAATGAAGGAGCGATGTTTTGTGAATCAAAACAACAACTGTTGTTACCTTCGACATTTTGTCATCAAACTGGAAATTCTAAATTTTCAGGAATTCCGGCATGGACCAATGTTATTAGAGAACATATAACAGAGTGTTTTAAAACAA GAAATGTACGACGAACGCCAATCAGACTACGACTaaactacaaaaacaaatatcaggttttattgataaatgtttcaaTATGTTGTAATACGAAGTTAATTAATACATCAACAGTAGAATAG